Proteins encoded within one genomic window of Patescibacteria group bacterium:
- a CDS encoding HU family DNA-binding protein, with translation MNKAELVAKIAEKVEISKKQAEAAIECFTDTVTETLKAGGEVTIAGFGAFSAKQRAGRTGVNPQNPSQKIQIPPVVVPKFKAGKALKDSLKGKK, from the coding sequence ATGAATAAAGCAGAGCTCGTCGCCAAGATCGCGGAAAAGGTCGAAATCTCCAAGAAACAGGCCGAAGCGGCCATCGAATGCTTCACGGACACCGTCACGGAGACGCTCAAAGCTGGCGGCGAGGTAACTATTGCCGGTTTCGGAGCTTTTTCCGCCAAGCAACGCGCCGGGCGCACGGGCGTCAACCCGCAGAACCCGAGCCAGAAGATCCAGATTCCGCCGGTCGTCGTGCCGAAGTTCAAGGCCGGCAAGGCGCTCAAGGATTCGCTCAAGGGCAAGAAATAG
- a CDS encoding TIGR00282 family metallophosphoesterase, producing MKIIVFGDIMGRIGREAVKKVLPEIKAEHDPDLIIANAENLAHGKGVTADLLREMIAAGIDFFTSGNHVWDRQEIHDIFADRDLSARLIRPANYPPGTPGQGSKFLTIGTKNVLVLNLLGRIFSRVSGDDPFRTFDEVIKAHAHLKPSVILVDFHAEATSEKVALGWHAAGRVTAVWGTHTHVPTRDERVLPGGTAYISDIGMCGARDGVIGVEQKAAVSHFLTQLPMQAETPTEGEAIVCGIVITEEQGRATDIQPLIKYINIH from the coding sequence GTGAAAATAATTGTTTTTGGCGACATCATGGGACGGATCGGGCGGGAGGCCGTGAAAAAAGTCCTGCCCGAGATCAAGGCTGAGCACGATCCCGACCTGATCATCGCGAACGCGGAAAATCTGGCGCACGGCAAAGGCGTCACAGCCGATCTGCTCCGCGAAATGATCGCCGCGGGGATCGACTTCTTCACCTCGGGCAACCACGTCTGGGACCGCCAGGAGATCCACGACATCTTCGCCGACCGCGACCTCAGCGCCAGGCTGATCCGGCCGGCGAATTACCCGCCCGGCACGCCCGGCCAAGGGTCGAAATTCCTCACTATTGGCACGAAAAACGTCCTTGTGCTAAACTTGCTGGGCAGGATTTTCAGCCGGGTCTCCGGCGACGATCCGTTCCGCACTTTTGACGAGGTGATCAAGGCTCACGCCCACCTCAAGCCGTCGGTGATCCTGGTGGATTTCCACGCCGAAGCGACCTCGGAAAAAGTCGCGCTCGGCTGGCATGCCGCCGGCCGCGTCACGGCGGTCTGGGGCACGCACACGCACGTCCCGACGCGGGATGAGCGCGTCCTGCCGGGCGGCACCGCCTACATCTCGGACATCGGCATGTGCGGCGCGCGCGACGGCGTGATCGGCGTGGAGCAAAAAGCGGCCGTGAGCCATTTCCTGACCCAGCTCCCGATGCAGGCCGAAACTCCGACCGAGGGCGAAGCCATCGTGTGCGGCATCGTCATCACCGAGGAACAGGGCCGCGCCACGGACATCCAACCACTTATCAAATATATAAATATTCATTAA
- the rny gene encoding ribonuclease Y — protein MPTLTLVLAALVAAGAGLGAGYAIRHQIARRKIDSAETRAEKTVQEAELKKQKLLVEGKEKALKMIEDSKREDEDRRKELRIIQGKLEKIEIANREQAQTLLKKQEQVAEKLTQIDAIKAETEKIKAEQVVKLEAVAGLNRDEAKAILMKEVEDISSEEFSSRLRKIERASSDELEKRANEILAPIIQRVASSHAVETTTTTVPLPNDEMKGRIIGKEGRNIKALEQITGTEIIVDDTPQAITVSGFSPIRRQVAKIALEKLIQDGRIQPAKIEDAVEAAKRDLAVDIKKAGEDALYELGIPLTAFDPKLIAILGRLKYRTSYGQNVLRHSIEVATLATMIAQELKADVVVCKRGGLMHDIGKAVDHDVQGAHPEIGYNIMKKFNLPEAICYQSLGHHEDKPLTIEGVIVKTADAISGARPGARKESYEQYIQRLEELEKVATSFPGIEKAYAIQAGREVRVFVEPKIIDDFGAFRLAKDVAQKIEAELKYPGEIRVTVIRETRVVEYAR, from the coding sequence ATGCCAACGCTAACGCTCGTACTGGCAGCGCTCGTCGCCGCCGGAGCCGGCCTCGGAGCCGGTTACGCCATCCGCCACCAGATCGCCCGGCGGAAGATCGATTCCGCCGAAACCCGGGCCGAAAAGACGGTCCAGGAAGCGGAACTCAAGAAGCAGAAGCTGCTCGTCGAGGGCAAAGAGAAAGCCCTGAAGATGATCGAGGACTCCAAGCGCGAAGACGAGGACCGCCGCAAGGAACTGCGCATCATCCAGGGCAAGCTCGAAAAGATCGAGATCGCCAACCGCGAGCAGGCTCAGACGCTCCTGAAGAAACAGGAACAGGTCGCGGAAAAACTGACGCAGATCGACGCCATCAAGGCCGAGACCGAGAAGATCAAGGCCGAGCAGGTCGTGAAACTCGAGGCGGTCGCCGGACTCAACCGGGACGAGGCTAAGGCCATCCTGATGAAAGAGGTCGAGGACATCTCCAGCGAAGAATTCTCCAGCCGGCTGCGCAAGATCGAGCGGGCCAGTTCGGACGAACTCGAAAAGCGGGCCAACGAGATCCTGGCGCCGATCATCCAGCGCGTCGCCTCGTCGCACGCCGTCGAGACCACGACCACGACCGTGCCGCTGCCGAACGACGAGATGAAGGGCCGCATCATCGGCAAGGAAGGCCGCAACATCAAGGCCCTCGAACAGATCACCGGCACGGAGATCATCGTTGACGACACCCCGCAGGCCATCACGGTCTCCGGCTTCTCCCCCATCCGCCGCCAGGTCGCGAAGATCGCGCTCGAGAAGCTGATCCAGGACGGCCGCATCCAGCCGGCCAAGATCGAAGATGCCGTCGAGGCCGCCAAACGGGATCTGGCCGTCGACATCAAGAAGGCCGGCGAGGACGCGCTCTACGAGCTCGGCATCCCGCTCACGGCTTTCGACCCCAAGCTGATCGCCATCCTGGGCCGGTTGAAGTACCGCACCAGCTACGGCCAGAACGTCCTGCGCCACTCGATCGAGGTCGCCACGCTCGCGACCATGATCGCCCAGGAGCTCAAGGCTGACGTAGTCGTCTGCAAGCGCGGCGGCCTGATGCATGACATCGGCAAGGCCGTGGACCACGACGTCCAGGGCGCGCATCCGGAGATCGGCTACAACATCATGAAGAAGTTCAACTTGCCCGAGGCCATCTGCTACCAGTCGCTCGGGCATCATGAGGACAAGCCGCTCACCATCGAAGGCGTGATCGTGAAGACCGCCGACGCCATCTCCGGCGCACGTCCGGGAGCCCGCAAGGAATCCTACGAACAGTACATCCAGCGCCTGGAGGAACTCGAGAAGGTCGCGACCAGCTTCCCCGGCATCGAGAAAGCCTACGCCATCCAGGCCGGCCGCGAGGTCCGCGTGTTCGTGGAACCGAAGATCATCGATGACTTCGGCGCTTTCCGCCTGGCCAAAGACGTCGCCCAGAAGATCGAGGCTGAGCTGAAGTATCCGGGCGAGATCCGCGTGACCGTCATCCGCGAGACGCGGGTGGTAGAGTACGCGCGCTGA
- a CDS encoding HAMP domain-containing sensor histidine kinase — translation MWHQILQTTLFFLMAVNPFLAFTGLVLLFTHGPRKWTKRFFFGFLFQSTAFAAFVMIAIGETLAAHGAVEFGRQVIQCAPDLMLPSGLGVALLASELYLKRSRVIVQMSSILAAVTLFFFVTLQRQRDFSPYIIGTLYPSTRPDDAAAAYLPLLFGMLFLAVSAAINYKRHHLGRDLVLAIGGFQTLLSTIFGAITSATLSPFAMLMVFLLLLTQQAFMSIGVLSAVSEDADLVASPSLLIRRSLTAKAVLLFVIVLFIFVYASAAAGAILFTGISDRRSDSNQVLMLGQEAGYYNLMVEDAIAVAENALINTSVSGRVKEWDVERLTDEEKPAASGTEIKRGAGGRAVLSVVLSDERGEAVRVSRPLEFVSGVVDYRDSGGVLALDSSLIESYGEVPNLADLKVITDAGSQYGVVASGSTASSFSYHAAALKSALDDQPDAYIYTYYSQEQRDRETVSILVTALEVGFLLGLVACLPLFFGLRKLLVPLARLRRAVASVRTGDYNAAVGGAIGPDEVGQLISVFNMMSVAIRERDGQLREKIREQRDFVNYVAHELKTPSGAVKWALEMLLDDWDSMTVESKKDMVRQAGVTNIRMISLVNELLEFSRLERGAIVMKPEAADMITLVSTAIDEVRLNHADQGTNLQWQKPANISSQLRTDGKRVIQVLINIIGNAAKFSPRGAAIDISLTEETISGVQRLRVDVADHGIGIPKAEQEKLFGRFFRASNAVGASIEGTGLGLNLSKRFIEMLGGDIWFESEEGGGSRFHIALPLDHAAENDPGK, via the coding sequence ATGTGGCATCAAATACTGCAGACGACGCTCTTCTTTCTCATGGCAGTGAACCCCTTTTTGGCCTTCACTGGTCTTGTGTTGTTGTTCACGCATGGTCCGCGCAAGTGGACCAAGAGGTTCTTTTTCGGCTTTTTGTTCCAGTCCACCGCTTTCGCAGCTTTTGTGATGATCGCGATCGGCGAAACTCTGGCGGCGCATGGCGCCGTGGAATTCGGCCGTCAGGTCATCCAGTGTGCGCCGGACTTGATGTTGCCGTCGGGCCTGGGGGTGGCTTTGTTAGCGTCCGAGCTTTATCTGAAACGCTCGCGCGTGATCGTGCAGATGTCATCGATCCTGGCCGCGGTCACATTGTTCTTTTTCGTGACTTTGCAGCGGCAGCGCGATTTTTCGCCCTACATCATCGGCACTCTTTATCCTTCGACCCGGCCCGATGATGCCGCCGCGGCCTATCTGCCGCTCCTGTTCGGCATGTTGTTTCTGGCCGTGAGCGCCGCCATAAATTATAAACGCCATCATTTGGGACGCGATCTGGTCCTGGCGATCGGCGGTTTTCAAACCCTGTTATCTACGATCTTCGGAGCGATCACCAGCGCTACGCTTTCGCCGTTCGCGATGTTGATGGTCTTTCTGCTTCTGCTGACGCAACAGGCGTTCATGAGCATCGGCGTCTTATCAGCGGTGAGCGAGGATGCGGATCTCGTCGCCAGTCCGTCTTTGCTCATCCGCCGCAGCTTGACCGCCAAGGCGGTACTGCTGTTTGTTATCGTGTTATTCATCTTTGTTTACGCATCAGCCGCAGCTGGTGCGATCCTGTTCACCGGGATCTCCGACCGTAGGAGCGACAGCAATCAGGTGCTGATGCTGGGTCAGGAAGCCGGTTATTACAATCTGATGGTTGAAGACGCGATCGCGGTCGCCGAGAATGCGCTGATCAACACGTCTGTTTCTGGCCGGGTCAAGGAATGGGATGTCGAGCGCCTGACTGACGAAGAAAAACCGGCGGCCAGCGGCACGGAGATTAAGAGGGGCGCTGGGGGGAGGGCGGTCTTGTCGGTCGTGCTGTCTGATGAACGTGGCGAAGCGGTGCGTGTTTCTCGTCCGCTGGAGTTCGTTTCCGGGGTTGTGGATTATCGCGATAGCGGCGGTGTCCTGGCATTGGACAGCAGCCTGATCGAATCCTATGGCGAAGTTCCGAATTTGGCTGATCTGAAGGTCATCACCGATGCTGGGTCGCAGTACGGCGTCGTGGCCAGCGGCTCGACCGCTTCCAGTTTTTCTTATCATGCGGCCGCCCTGAAGTCAGCCTTAGATGATCAGCCGGACGCCTATATTTATACGTATTATTCGCAAGAACAGCGCGACCGCGAGACGGTGTCGATCCTGGTTACTGCCCTGGAGGTGGGTTTTCTTCTGGGTCTAGTCGCCTGTCTGCCGTTGTTCTTCGGCTTGCGTAAACTTCTCGTGCCGCTGGCTCGGCTGCGGCGAGCCGTCGCTTCAGTCCGGACCGGAGACTATAATGCCGCCGTGGGCGGCGCTATCGGTCCCGACGAGGTCGGCCAGCTGATCAGCGTCTTCAATATGATGTCCGTGGCGATCCGGGAACGCGACGGACAGTTGCGCGAAAAGATCCGCGAGCAGCGGGACTTCGTCAATTACGTCGCCCACGAACTCAAGACGCCGTCCGGGGCGGTGAAGTGGGCCCTTGAGATGTTGCTGGACGATTGGGACAGCATGACCGTTGAATCCAAGAAAGACATGGTGCGTCAGGCTGGCGTCACCAATATCCGGATGATCTCCCTGGTCAATGAATTGCTGGAATTTTCCAGGTTGGAACGCGGCGCCATCGTCATGAAGCCGGAAGCGGCTGACATGATAACGCTGGTCTCGACGGCCATCGATGAGGTTCGGCTCAATCATGCCGATCAGGGCACCAACCTGCAGTGGCAGAAGCCGGCAAACATTTCTTCTCAGCTGCGGACCGACGGCAAGCGGGTGATTCAGGTGCTGATCAATATCATCGGCAACGCCGCAAAATTCTCGCCGCGCGGCGCCGCCATCGACATCAGCCTGACGGAGGAAACCATTTCCGGCGTCCAGCGTTTGCGCGTGGATGTGGCCGATCACGGCATCGGCATTCCGAAAGCCGAGCAGGAGAAATTATTCGGTCGGTTTTTCCGAGCCTCGAATGCCGTGGGTGCCAGTATCGAGGGTACCGGTCTTGGTCTGAACTTATCGAAACGGTTCATCGAGATGCTGGGCGGCGATATCTGGTTCGAGTCAGAAGAGGGTGGTGGCAGCCGTTTTCACATCGCACTGCCGCTCGATCACGCGGCGGAAAATGATCCCGGCAAGTAA
- a CDS encoding YifB family Mg chelatase-like AAA ATPase has protein sequence MSIKTLSAALVGLDAVPIEVEADIAQGMPNFAIVGLPDKAIQEARERVKAALKNCGLPFPRNRLTVNLAPADIKKEGPAYDLPIAVAILVAGECIPDPGARSPRRLFLGELSLDGALRPITGCLPAALLALEQGFEELYLPVANAAEAALVLDSSGTTGCGLKIFPVPDLPRLALHLRGENPLAPYEPTDQPSAVAASAAPETDFAHIKGQFQAKRALEIAAAGGHNVLLSGPPGSGKTLLARSLPTILPELAREERLEITKIYSVAGLTGHGRLVAERPFRAPHHTASGAALIGGGTWPRPGEVSLAHRGVLFLDEFPEFARSVLENLRQPLEDGAVTVSRAQGSLRFPAKFMLVAAQNPCPCGFATDPEATCTCLPAQVIKYRKKISGPLLDRIDLHVEVPKIKVEEIFTAAAAESSDAIRVRVQAARERQRARFAGTRILTNAEMSNRLLKKFCAVSGETEALLRQAVEKMRLTARAYYRTLKLARTIADLEGAEAIGPSHVAEALQFRERAPN, from the coding sequence ATGAGCATCAAGACGCTTTCCGCCGCCCTGGTCGGACTCGACGCTGTGCCGATCGAAGTCGAAGCCGATATCGCCCAGGGGATGCCGAACTTCGCCATCGTCGGACTCCCCGACAAAGCCATTCAGGAAGCGCGCGAGCGGGTGAAGGCCGCGCTCAAGAACTGTGGCCTCCCTTTTCCGCGCAACCGGCTGACGGTCAATCTCGCGCCGGCCGACATCAAGAAAGAAGGCCCAGCCTACGACCTGCCGATCGCGGTCGCCATCCTGGTTGCCGGCGAATGCATTCCCGATCCGGGCGCGCGCAGCCCGCGTCGGTTGTTCCTCGGCGAGCTCTCTCTCGACGGAGCGCTCCGACCGATCACCGGCTGCCTGCCGGCCGCGCTGCTGGCTCTGGAGCAAGGCTTTGAAGAATTGTACCTGCCCGTCGCTAACGCCGCCGAAGCCGCGCTGGTGCTCGACAGTTCCGGAACGACCGGCTGCGGCCTGAAGATCTTTCCGGTCCCGGACCTGCCGCGGCTCGCGCTGCACTTGCGCGGCGAAAATCCGCTTGCGCCCTACGAGCCGACGGACCAACCGAGCGCGGTGGCCGCGTCCGCGGCTCCGGAGACCGACTTCGCGCACATCAAGGGCCAGTTCCAGGCCAAGCGCGCGCTCGAGATCGCCGCGGCCGGCGGCCACAACGTCCTCCTGTCCGGACCGCCGGGTTCCGGCAAGACGCTCCTGGCGCGCTCGCTGCCGACCATCCTGCCGGAACTCGCGCGCGAGGAAAGATTGGAGATCACCAAGATCTACAGCGTCGCCGGGCTCACCGGCCACGGCCGCCTCGTCGCCGAACGGCCGTTCCGCGCGCCGCACCACACCGCTTCCGGAGCCGCGCTCATCGGCGGCGGCACCTGGCCCCGGCCCGGCGAGGTCAGCCTCGCGCACCGCGGCGTGCTCTTCCTCGACGAGTTCCCGGAGTTCGCGCGCTCGGTGCTGGAGAATTTGCGCCAGCCGCTCGAGGACGGCGCGGTCACCGTCTCGCGCGCCCAGGGCTCGTTGCGTTTTCCGGCCAAATTCATGCTCGTGGCCGCGCAAAATCCCTGTCCCTGCGGTTTTGCCACCGACCCGGAAGCGACCTGCACCTGCCTGCCGGCGCAGGTCATCAAATACCGCAAGAAGATCTCCGGGCCGCTGCTCGACCGCATCGACCTCCACGTCGAGGTGCCGAAGATCAAGGTCGAGGAGATCTTCACGGCCGCGGCGGCGGAATCCTCCGACGCCATCCGCGTCCGGGTGCAGGCGGCCCGCGAACGGCAGCGAGCGCGCTTTGCCGGAACCCGGATCCTGACCAATGCCGAGATGAGCAATCGCCTGCTCAAGAAATTCTGCGCGGTGTCCGGCGAGACCGAAGCGCTACTGCGCCAGGCGGTCGAAAAAATGAGACTGACGGCGCGAGCCTACTACCGCACCCTGAAACTCGCACGGACCATCGCTGATCTCGAAGGCGCCGAAGCGATCGGTCCGAGCCACGTCGCCGAAGCGCTGCAGTTCCGCGAGCGGGCGCCGAATTAA
- a CDS encoding DUF4349 domain-containing protein: MPPAATPAASAVKPKRRLWLWVLIVIGGLVALSVAGFIALLVIIANSDGLTSTNGVVTQNLMMKSGGAAGLAISSAPVFDTAESANESFSRGGMMPPVPVEPRAGQTAAEVDQKIIKNGSLQLVVDDVSAATAKITAAASGKGGFTQNSTITERADGTHSGYITIRVPAGDFETLMAEIKTFATAVKNESANGQDVTEQYSDLEAQLRNAQAQEKTYLAVLDKAKSVEEILKVQDYLGQIRGTIESLQGRLKYLSNVTSYSTINVSLEEEPRIQLPTKEFRPGTELKAAVQTLVASLQGIVVSMIWFVVVVGGSLLPIAILIWIIVLVVKKLRRKK; encoded by the coding sequence ATGCCTCCAGCCGCTACTCCAGCCGCCTCGGCCGTCAAGCCTAAACGCCGCCTTTGGCTTTGGGTCCTGATCGTCATCGGCGGCCTCGTGGCCTTATCCGTCGCCGGTTTCATCGCTCTCCTGGTCATCATCGCTAATTCCGATGGCCTGACCTCGACCAACGGCGTCGTCACCCAGAATCTCATGATGAAATCGGGCGGCGCGGCCGGTTTGGCCATCTCGTCCGCTCCGGTCTTTGATACGGCCGAATCCGCCAACGAATCCTTCAGCCGCGGCGGCATGATGCCGCCTGTGCCGGTCGAGCCGCGCGCCGGCCAGACCGCCGCCGAAGTCGACCAGAAGATCATCAAGAACGGTTCGCTACAGCTCGTGGTCGATGATGTCTCCGCTGCCACCGCGAAGATCACCGCCGCCGCATCCGGCAAAGGCGGGTTCACCCAGAATTCGACCATTACGGAACGGGCCGACGGCACGCACTCCGGCTACATCACGATCCGCGTCCCTGCGGGAGATTTCGAAACCCTGATGGCCGAGATCAAGACTTTTGCCACGGCGGTCAAGAACGAATCTGCGAACGGCCAAGACGTGACCGAGCAGTACTCCGACCTCGAGGCCCAGCTCCGGAACGCGCAGGCCCAGGAAAAGACCTACCTCGCAGTGCTCGACAAAGCGAAGTCGGTCGAGGAGATCCTCAAGGTCCAGGATTATCTCGGCCAGATCCGCGGCACCATCGAGTCGCTCCAGGGTCGGCTGAAATATCTCAGCAACGTCACGTCCTACTCGACCATCAACGTCTCGCTCGAAGAGGAGCCGAGGATCCAGCTGCCGACCAAGGAATTCCGTCCGGGCACGGAACTGAAAGCTGCGGTCCAGACACTGGTTGCGTCCCTCCAGGGCATCGTGGTATCCATGATCTGGTTCGTGGTCGTCGTCGGCGGTTCGCTCCTGCCGATCGCCATCCTGATCTGGATCATCGTGCTCGTGGTCAAAAAACTGCGCCGGAAAAAATAA
- a CDS encoding M23 family metallopeptidase, which produces MEKFNTLLTRRWAANIGILILTFLITATNLYASNGDQDTNIDGNKSLISKLTLEFEDDLLIEESEEQFEPMNDVSYLDGQALSAQGANQEVGVATAEDEAMPSDEDEESVAMYLNAIWSQPEVVSSEVFVPTRTEIIEHEVADGDTIETIARSFGLKTATVLQANGLGARALIRIGQKLRIPPVDGILYKIKKGDTLEKIAKTYKSDAAQISEYNRLAGSTGLQVGSELVLPGGRLPLPPTPQYVAAPKIGNVAVDPNRLSKGILLWPTTSRRITQYYKRGHTGLDIGGPMRSPLFAVESGRVVFAGWNRGGYGNMVLLDHGGGLFTRYAHATKLLVKTGDVVTRGDTIALLGSTGRSTGPHLHFEVMTSSVSHRLNPLDYIK; this is translated from the coding sequence TTGGAAAAGTTCAACACTTTGTTGACCCGGCGCTGGGCGGCCAATATCGGCATCCTGATCCTGACTTTCTTGATCACCGCAACCAACCTTTACGCCAGCAACGGCGACCAGGATACCAATATCGACGGCAACAAAAGTCTGATCTCCAAGTTGACCCTGGAATTCGAGGATGATCTGCTGATCGAGGAGTCAGAGGAGCAGTTCGAGCCGATGAACGACGTCTCTTATCTTGATGGCCAGGCGCTGAGCGCCCAGGGGGCCAATCAAGAAGTCGGCGTCGCGACCGCGGAAGACGAGGCTATGCCATCCGACGAGGATGAGGAGAGCGTGGCCATGTATCTGAACGCCATCTGGAGCCAGCCCGAAGTGGTGTCATCCGAGGTCTTCGTGCCGACCAGGACGGAGATTATCGAACACGAGGTCGCTGATGGCGATACGATCGAGACCATCGCCAGGAGTTTTGGTTTGAAGACGGCGACGGTCTTGCAGGCGAACGGCCTCGGCGCGCGCGCGCTCATTCGCATCGGTCAGAAACTGCGCATCCCGCCAGTCGACGGCATCCTGTATAAGATAAAGAAGGGCGACACGCTTGAGAAGATCGCCAAGACCTACAAGAGCGACGCCGCCCAGATCAGCGAATACAATCGTCTCGCTGGCTCGACCGGTCTTCAGGTCGGCTCCGAATTGGTTCTCCCCGGAGGCCGGCTGCCGCTGCCGCCGACTCCGCAGTATGTCGCCGCGCCCAAGATCGGCAACGTGGCCGTGGATCCGAACCGCCTCTCCAAAGGCATACTGCTTTGGCCGACGACTTCGCGCCGCATCACCCAATACTACAAGCGCGGCCACACCGGCCTGGATATCGGCGGCCCGATGCGCTCGCCGTTGTTCGCGGTTGAGAGTGGCCGGGTGGTCTTCGCGGGTTGGAACCGCGGCGGTTACGGCAACATGGTGCTGCTCGATCATGGCGGCGGACTTTTCACCCGTTACGCGCATGCCACCAAATTATTGGTCAAGACCGGCGATGTCGTGACCCGCGGCGACACCATCGCACTTCTGGGTTCGACTGGCCGCTCGACCGGACCGCACTTGCACTTCGAGGTCATGACCAGCAGCGTCAGTCATCGACTGAATCCGCTGGATTACATCAAATAA